One Lactobacillus sp. ESL0785 DNA window includes the following coding sequences:
- a CDS encoding biotin--[acetyl-CoA-carboxylase] ligase — protein MNNKINIIKEQKIKHLLVDLPIKIYWYQQVGSTNMVAQKLYQQTKLSQSLLVGSDCQTAGYGKRQRHFISNTGGVYLSLVTHVPQLTSQNQGLLTTGIAWCLHKTIRQQFGISTDIKWVNDLLLYGRKIAGILTEQVAAQTVIIGIGCNLFQPNLEQQLASSTNLLSSTPTNEQFCHFVAGLIKQIWTFLPNFAQGQFLPEYQKYLPMLGQQVTVQLGKKVITGTALKLDSQANLILNCNGHALTINSGEVIKIRSN, from the coding sequence ATGAATAACAAAATTAACATTATCAAAGAGCAAAAAATTAAGCATTTATTAGTAGATTTACCAATAAAAATTTATTGGTATCAGCAAGTTGGTTCCACCAATATGGTTGCTCAAAAACTTTACCAACAAACTAAACTTTCCCAGTCCCTGTTAGTCGGCAGTGATTGTCAAACCGCCGGTTATGGTAAACGGCAGCGCCACTTTATTTCTAATACCGGTGGCGTTTATTTGTCACTGGTTACACATGTGCCGCAGCTAACCTCGCAAAATCAAGGCTTGCTTACAACCGGTATTGCTTGGTGTTTACACAAAACTATTCGGCAGCAATTCGGTATTAGCACTGATATCAAGTGGGTCAACGATTTGCTTTTGTACGGCCGTAAAATTGCTGGCATTCTAACTGAACAAGTGGCTGCGCAAACAGTCATTATCGGTATCGGTTGTAATCTATTCCAGCCTAACCTCGAACAGCAATTAGCCAGCAGTACCAACTTACTATCTTCTACGCCAACTAATGAGCAATTCTGCCATTTTGTCGCTGGACTAATTAAGCAGATTTGGACATTTTTACCCAATTTTGCTCAAGGCCAATTCTTACCCGAATATCAAAAATATCTACCAATGCTCGGCCAACAAGTAACTGTCCAACTAGGTAAGAAAGTCATTACAGGAACCGCATTAAAGCTCGACTCTCAAGCCAATCTTATCCTTAACTGTAACGGTCACGCACTAACTATCAACAGTGGTGAGGTTATCAAAATTAGATCAAACTAA
- a CDS encoding MarR family transcriptional regulator has product MEANLKEINDLLMVVYTDIMHVEERELHKSEFKDISIKEVHAIDAMTMYDHKTSSQLAKELMITAGTVTTMVNNLVRKGYVVRIHGDDDRRIVRLGLTHRGRLVYRAHDSFHRYMVKKFLSGFNAAQIAIIERALLNLRAFLEFPSQIDDKKE; this is encoded by the coding sequence GTGGAAGCAAATTTAAAAGAAATCAATGATTTACTGATGGTTGTTTATACCGATATCATGCATGTTGAAGAGCGGGAATTACACAAAAGTGAGTTTAAAGATATTTCGATTAAAGAAGTTCATGCAATTGATGCAATGACAATGTACGATCACAAGACGAGTTCGCAGCTGGCAAAAGAATTGATGATTACAGCTGGTACAGTTACTACCATGGTTAATAACTTGGTACGTAAAGGGTATGTTGTGAGAATACATGGCGATGATGATCGGCGGATTGTTCGGCTAGGGTTAACTCATCGGGGGCGACTAGTTTATCGGGCTCATGATTCATTTCATCGCTATATGGTTAAAAAATTCTTGAGCGGTTTTAATGCTGCTCAAATTGCAATTATTGAACGGGCGTTGCTTAACTTGCGTGCCTTTCTTGAATTTCCATCTCAGATTGATGATAAAAAGGAGTAA
- a CDS encoding beta-ketoacyl-ACP synthase III — MGLTIKQTAHYVPPKVVTNDDLTTMMDTSDEWISSRTGIKQRHIAQDEQTSTLAIKVAQQLLEKANCPAEKIDFIIVATMSPDYLTPATAAIVQGKIGAKNALAFDINAACSGFIYALTLADKLLATYHCGIVIGAEVLSKLVDWQERSTAVLFGDGAGGVLVEQSPQAALIAEDLAAYGQDGDTLTAGYQPVNSAFSNDQTDKHKYYFEMDGRAVYRFATHEVPASIERAIAQTTWQLNDVDWFILHQANGRILTSIAHHLGVPEEKFLSNVAKYGNTSAASVPLLLDEAVTTGRIKRGQKLILSGFGGGLTTATTAIVF; from the coding sequence ATGGGTCTAACAATAAAACAGACCGCGCATTATGTTCCTCCTAAAGTGGTAACTAATGATGATCTAACAACGATGATGGACACTTCAGATGAGTGGATTTCTTCGCGAACTGGAATTAAACAGCGTCATATTGCCCAAGATGAACAAACCTCAACTTTGGCTATAAAAGTAGCGCAGCAATTGCTTGAGAAGGCTAATTGCCCAGCTGAAAAAATTGATTTTATTATTGTGGCTACCATGTCGCCGGATTATCTAACACCGGCGACTGCAGCAATTGTTCAGGGTAAGATTGGAGCTAAAAATGCTTTAGCTTTTGATATTAATGCTGCGTGTTCTGGCTTTATCTATGCTCTGACACTCGCTGATAAGTTGCTAGCAACTTATCACTGCGGAATTGTGATTGGGGCAGAAGTTTTGTCTAAATTAGTTGATTGGCAGGAAAGGTCGACGGCAGTCTTATTCGGTGATGGTGCTGGTGGGGTATTAGTTGAACAAAGTCCCCAAGCAGCCTTAATCGCTGAGGATTTAGCAGCTTATGGTCAAGATGGTGATACGTTAACGGCTGGTTATCAACCAGTTAATTCGGCGTTTAGCAATGATCAGACCGATAAGCATAAGTACTACTTTGAGATGGATGGTCGGGCGGTTTATCGTTTTGCGACTCATGAGGTGCCTGCTTCAATTGAACGGGCAATTGCTCAAACTACTTGGCAGCTTAATGATGTTGATTGGTTTATTCTGCATCAAGCTAATGGTCGAATTTTAACTTCAATTGCTCATCATCTCGGTGTTCCCGAAGAGAAGTTTTTGAGCAATGTTGCCAAGTACGGCAATACTTCAGCTGCTAGTGTGCCATTGTTACTTGATGAAGCAGTTACTACTGGGCGCATCAAGCGCGGACAAAAATTGATTTTAAGTGGTTTTGGTGGCGGCTTGACGACTGCTACCACCGCAATTGTTTTTTAA
- a CDS encoding acyl carrier protein → MTDQEIFNKVKEIIVDETGEDEEAVTLEANIKDDLDADSLDIFEVINELEDEFDIKIESEEGIATVQDLVNFVKKQLDAKEG, encoded by the coding sequence ATGACGGACCAAGAAATTTTTAACAAAGTAAAAGAAATTATTGTAGACGAAACTGGTGAAGACGAAGAAGCTGTCACCTTAGAAGCAAACATTAAGGATGACCTAGATGCCGATAGTCTTGATATCTTTGAAGTAATTAATGAATTAGAAGATGAATTCGATATTAAAATCGAAAGTGAAGAAGGTATTGCCACTGTGCAAGATTTAGTTAACTTTGTTAAGAAGCAATTGGATGCGAAAGAAGGCTAA
- the fabK gene encoding enoyl-[acyl-carrier-protein] reductase FabK, translated as MELTPFMKSLGLKYPIFQGGMAWVADGKLAAAVSNAGGLGIIGAGNAPGSVVEAEIKTAKSLTDRPFGVNVMLLSPYAEEVVKVILAHQDSVAVVTTGAGNPGKYVADFKAAGIKVIPVVGSVALARMMERVGADAVVAEGMESGGHIGKLTTMALVPQVVDAVNIPVIAAGGIGDGRGMAAAFMLGAQGVQMGTRFLVATESKVHPNYKKAVLKAKDASTMVTGDFAGHPSRVLKNKMAKKYIKIEKAEALKDKPDFAELEELGSGSLRRAVIDGDSDTGSFMAGEIAGMVEKEESAADILNDVYTQADKLLSGKN; from the coding sequence ATGGAATTAACTCCATTTATGAAAAGTTTGGGATTAAAGTATCCCATCTTTCAAGGCGGTATGGCCTGGGTTGCTGATGGTAAATTAGCAGCAGCTGTTTCGAATGCTGGCGGCTTAGGAATTATCGGTGCTGGTAATGCTCCTGGTAGTGTCGTTGAAGCAGAAATTAAGACAGCTAAAAGTTTAACTGACCGACCATTTGGCGTTAATGTGATGTTGCTTTCACCTTACGCTGAAGAGGTAGTTAAGGTGATTTTAGCTCATCAAGATAGTGTTGCTGTTGTAACCACAGGTGCTGGGAATCCTGGTAAATATGTTGCGGACTTTAAGGCTGCGGGCATTAAGGTAATTCCAGTTGTTGGTTCAGTAGCATTAGCACGAATGATGGAACGTGTTGGTGCTGATGCGGTAGTTGCTGAAGGTATGGAATCCGGCGGTCATATCGGTAAGTTAACCACGATGGCCTTAGTACCACAGGTTGTCGATGCTGTGAATATTCCAGTGATTGCCGCTGGCGGGATTGGCGATGGCCGCGGCATGGCTGCTGCCTTCATGCTTGGTGCTCAAGGTGTGCAGATGGGTACACGGTTCTTGGTCGCTACTGAATCTAAAGTCCACCCTAATTATAAGAAGGCCGTTTTGAAGGCTAAGGATGCCAGCACGATGGTGACTGGCGACTTTGCAGGACATCCGTCACGGGTCTTGAAGAATAAGATGGCGAAAAAGTACATTAAGATTGAAAAAGCTGAGGCACTTAAGGACAAACCAGATTTTGCGGAATTAGAAGAATTGGGCAGCGGTAGTTTACGCCGTGCTGTAATTGATGGCGATTCTGATACAGGTTCGTTCATGGCTGGTGAAATCGCTGGAATGGTTGAAAAAGAAGAATCAGCAGCTGACATTCTGAATGATGTTTACACGCAAGCTGATAAGTTATTAAGTGGCAAGAACTAA
- a CDS encoding ACP S-malonyltransferase, with translation MIGLLFSGQGAQKTGLTQDLYETIPTYRKVIDQATTILDFDLPSLLFDDAQASKLASTRYCQPAILAISYGLYQLIEANLPEAKFGIGLSLGEYSALAASGHIDFATALRLIKRRGELMQQASDNTPSKMAAVMKADLVDVQAACKEATSLGAVGIANVNTPQQIVIGGATAAVDQVTSELTAAGKRVVPLKVSGAFHTPVMAPIQADLNAELRTVDWQTGTFPVYSTTTQMAFSPENLTANLTQQLISTTYFAKTLSEHKADLTAVIEVGPGRTLISFARKLDRKLPTYRLDSSVELQKTIAALEAH, from the coding sequence ATGATTGGCTTATTATTTAGTGGTCAAGGTGCCCAAAAAACAGGCTTGACGCAAGACCTTTACGAGACAATTCCAACCTATCGCAAGGTAATCGACCAAGCTACGACGATTTTGGACTTTGACTTACCTAGTTTATTGTTTGATGATGCGCAAGCTTCTAAACTTGCCTCAACGCGCTATTGTCAGCCGGCAATTTTAGCCATCAGTTATGGGTTATACCAGCTAATTGAAGCTAATTTACCGGAAGCCAAATTCGGGATTGGTCTGAGTTTAGGTGAATACAGTGCTTTAGCTGCTAGTGGCCACATTGATTTTGCGACTGCTCTGCGGCTAATTAAACGTCGCGGTGAGTTGATGCAGCAGGCTAGTGACAATACACCAAGCAAGATGGCAGCTGTGATGAAGGCTGATCTGGTCGATGTTCAAGCTGCCTGTAAAGAAGCGACAAGTTTGGGGGCTGTTGGTATTGCCAACGTTAATACTCCCCAGCAGATTGTTATTGGTGGTGCAACTGCTGCTGTTGATCAGGTTACTAGTGAACTAACAGCTGCTGGCAAACGGGTTGTCCCGCTGAAGGTTAGCGGCGCTTTTCATACGCCAGTGATGGCACCAATTCAAGCTGATTTAAACGCGGAATTGCGCACGGTTGACTGGCAAACGGGGACTTTTCCTGTTTACAGTACCACCACGCAGATGGCATTTTCACCAGAAAATCTGACTGCTAATTTAACGCAGCAGCTCATCTCAACTACCTACTTTGCTAAGACATTGTCTGAACATAAGGCTGATCTGACTGCGGTTATTGAAGTCGGACCTGGTAGAACGCTCATTTCGTTTGCGCGCAAACTTGACCGCAAATTGCCAACTTATCGCTTGGATAGCAGCGTAGAACTGCAAAAGACCATTGCGGCATTGGAGGCACATTAA
- the fabG gene encoding 3-oxoacyl-[acyl-carrier-protein] reductase, giving the protein MDLKDKVVLVTGSSRGIGLAIAKAFAQRGAKIVLNARKPIAPEVLAEFEQFATSVIDISSDVTKPESVKKMIEQIMTHFGQLDVVVNNAGINKDGLLNRMSEDDFNAVLQTNLVGTFNVIRQALRPMYKQRSGCFINMASVVGLTGNIGQANYAASKAGVIGLTKSVAKEAALRNLRCNAIAPGMIVTQMTEALSEKRQAEIAKQIPLKRFGQIKEVAQTAVFLAQNDYITGQVITVDGGLTMQ; this is encoded by the coding sequence ATGGATTTAAAAGATAAAGTAGTCCTAGTTACTGGTAGTTCACGTGGCATTGGCTTAGCGATTGCGAAGGCTTTTGCTCAACGCGGCGCAAAAATTGTTTTAAACGCCCGCAAACCAATTGCACCAGAAGTACTAGCTGAATTTGAACAGTTTGCGACATCTGTAATTGATATTAGCTCGGATGTTACAAAACCTGAGTCAGTTAAAAAAATGATTGAACAGATTATGACTCATTTTGGTCAATTAGATGTGGTGGTTAATAATGCCGGTATCAATAAAGATGGGCTGCTTAACCGTATGTCTGAAGATGATTTTAATGCGGTCTTGCAGACTAACTTGGTAGGAACATTTAACGTAATTAGACAAGCTTTGCGGCCAATGTATAAACAACGTTCAGGTTGTTTTATTAATATGGCTAGTGTTGTGGGCTTAACCGGTAATATTGGCCAAGCTAATTATGCGGCCAGCAAGGCAGGCGTAATTGGTCTAACTAAGTCGGTTGCTAAAGAAGCAGCTTTGCGTAATTTGCGTTGTAATGCGATTGCGCCGGGCATGATTGTTACGCAGATGACGGAAGCTTTGAGTGAGAAGCGGCAAGCAGAGATTGCTAAGCAAATTCCTTTAAAGCGTTTTGGTCAGATTAAAGAAGTTGCCCAAACTGCAGTCTTTTTAGCACAAAATGATTACATTACGGGTCAAGTTATCACTGTTGATGGCGGCCTGACGATGCAGTAA
- the fabF gene encoding beta-ketoacyl-ACP synthase II gives MTRVVITGMGALTPIGNDVASFEASINAQKVGFKPITYFDASETGVTLAGQLDDFDPLVHLKKKDTKRMDLFTQYAVYATDEAMEQSGINAENTDSNRFGVIWGSGIGGLTTIEQQTIKMHDKGIDRLSPMFIPVSIANMAAGNLSIRYGAQAISTTIVTACASGTNAIGEAYRQIKEGRCDVMITGGSEAAINADGIGGFAALSTLSKETDPAKASLPFDAHRSGFVMGEGAGTLVLESLEHAQERGAQILGEVVGYGTSSDAYHITSPDPAGTQAARAMELAIAEAGITPDEVGYVNAHGTATQGNDSAEAKAINQVFGVDSSVLVSSTKSMTGHLLGAAGAIEAIASVAAMNSGQLPVNVGLTEQAPECPVQLVTTENRNCQVDYTISNSFGFGGHNAVLALKRWVN, from the coding sequence ATGACAAGAGTTGTAATTACAGGGATGGGCGCATTAACACCCATTGGTAATGATGTAGCCAGCTTTGAAGCCAGTATTAATGCACAAAAAGTTGGCTTTAAGCCAATTACATATTTTGATGCTTCCGAAACTGGTGTTACTTTAGCTGGTCAATTAGATGACTTTGATCCGCTGGTTCATTTGAAGAAAAAAGATACTAAGAGAATGGACTTATTTACGCAATATGCTGTTTATGCGACGGATGAAGCAATGGAGCAGTCGGGGATTAATGCAGAGAACACGGACAGTAATCGTTTTGGCGTTATTTGGGGCTCAGGTATTGGTGGCTTGACCACCATTGAGCAACAGACGATTAAGATGCATGACAAAGGTATAGATCGTTTGTCACCAATGTTTATTCCGGTATCAATTGCTAATATGGCCGCTGGCAATTTGTCAATTCGTTATGGTGCTCAAGCAATCAGTACGACAATTGTGACGGCTTGTGCTTCTGGAACCAATGCAATTGGTGAAGCTTACCGCCAAATTAAGGAAGGTCGTTGCGATGTAATGATTACCGGAGGTTCAGAAGCTGCAATTAATGCTGACGGGATCGGCGGCTTTGCAGCTCTGTCAACCTTGTCCAAAGAAACGGATCCAGCCAAGGCAAGCTTGCCGTTTGATGCGCACCGTTCCGGCTTTGTGATGGGTGAAGGTGCAGGTACGCTTGTTCTTGAGTCATTAGAGCATGCACAAGAACGTGGCGCGCAGATTTTAGGAGAAGTGGTTGGCTATGGAACCTCATCGGATGCCTATCATATCACTTCGCCGGATCCAGCTGGCACGCAGGCAGCACGGGCAATGGAGTTGGCAATTGCCGAAGCTGGCATTACGCCAGATGAAGTTGGCTATGTCAATGCACATGGGACAGCTACCCAAGGTAATGATTCTGCTGAAGCCAAAGCAATTAATCAAGTCTTCGGCGTTGATAGTTCGGTGCTGGTTTCGAGTACTAAGAGTATGACTGGACATTTATTAGGTGCTGCTGGTGCAATTGAGGCAATTGCTAGTGTAGCGGCAATGAATTCGGGTCAGTTGCCAGTTAACGTTGGGCTGACTGAGCAAGCTCCAGAATGTCCAGTGCAGTTAGTTACAACAGAAAATCGCAACTGCCAAGTTGATTACACAATTAGTAATTCGTTTGGCTTTGGCGGTCACAATGCGGTTTTAGCTTTAAAAAGGTGGGTTAATTAG
- a CDS encoding biotin/lipoyl-containing protein, protein MTFEEIQKLIKQVNQSNITKLNLDFDGGHIDIDKKQAAVAAAPSGNVAVAAKPAAPADAVLPQIKSPLVGIVYLQANPDQPQYKKVGDHVEKGDVVCVIEAMKMMTEVKSDISGTISEILVANEEVVEYDQPLFTVTPE, encoded by the coding sequence ATGACTTTTGAAGAAATCCAAAAATTAATAAAACAGGTTAATCAAAGTAACATCACCAAGTTAAACTTGGATTTTGACGGTGGGCATATTGATATTGATAAAAAACAGGCAGCCGTTGCTGCTGCACCTAGTGGCAATGTTGCTGTTGCTGCTAAACCAGCGGCTCCAGCAGATGCAGTACTGCCACAAATTAAGTCGCCGTTAGTGGGAATTGTTTATTTACAGGCTAATCCTGACCAGCCGCAGTATAAAAAAGTTGGCGATCATGTTGAAAAAGGCGATGTTGTCTGTGTAATCGAAGCCATGAAGATGATGACGGAAGTTAAAAGTGACATTAGTGGCACGATCAGTGAAATTTTGGTTGCTAATGAAGAAGTGGTTGAGTATGACCAGCCGTTATTTACGGTAACGCCGGAATAG
- the fabZ gene encoding 3-hydroxyacyl-ACP dehydratase FabZ, which translates to MQEQETLQTLDITQIQKIIPHRYPMLLVDRVLDYQAGKYAIARKNLTMNEAFFQGHFPGNPVMPGVLIVEALAQTGAIALLTLPEFKGKTAYFGGIKKARFRRMVIPGDTLRLEVELDKLRGSAGIGKAKALVDGEVACTCELTFAIQ; encoded by the coding sequence ATGCAAGAACAAGAAACCCTGCAAACACTTGATATTACACAGATTCAAAAGATTATTCCGCATCGTTACCCAATGCTTTTAGTTGACCGAGTATTAGATTATCAAGCAGGTAAATACGCTATTGCGCGTAAAAATTTGACAATGAACGAAGCATTTTTCCAAGGGCATTTTCCAGGAAATCCCGTCATGCCCGGAGTATTAATCGTTGAAGCTTTAGCACAAACTGGCGCAATTGCTCTGCTGACTCTGCCAGAATTTAAAGGTAAGACTGCTTATTTTGGCGGAATTAAGAAGGCTCGCTTTCGCAGAATGGTTATTCCTGGTGACACATTGCGGCTAGAAGTGGAACTAGATAAGTTACGCGGTAGTGCCGGAATTGGTAAGGCGAAGGCGTTAGTCGACGGCGAAGTTGCCTGCACGTGTGAATTAACATTTGCAATTCAATAA
- a CDS encoding acetyl-CoA carboxylase biotin carboxylase subunit, translating to MFEKVLIANRGEIAIRVIRALREMGIKSVAVYSTADKNAQHVKEADEAVCIGGPQPADSYLKMENIVSAAILTGATAIHPGYGFLSESPEFAQLCEKCHLTFIGPKSATISLMGNKANAREAMRQNDVPVIPGSQGFVKDSNEALQVAREVGFPVMLKAVAGGGGKGIRQVAKPEDLPNAFAEAQEEARLSFGDGRMYVEKIISPAKHIEVQIIADQAGNVVALPERDCSMQRNHQKVIEETPCSQINPAERTYLQEIAIKAVKAIKYENVGTIEFLMDPDHHFYFMEMNTRIQVEHSITEEVAHIDLVKAQIKIAAGLDLPLTQKQIKIHGAAIEARINAEDPVKNFCPQAGTIKQMSLPGGLGIRIESGVNSGDTVSPFYDSMIIKIIAHAENRPVAIRRLIDALNEFQVTGLTTNCSFLIKLLEDPVFNAGNYLITYLDQTFLPNYIKQAQKEDK from the coding sequence ATGTTTGAAAAAGTATTAATTGCTAATCGCGGTGAGATTGCCATTCGTGTTATTCGGGCTTTACGAGAAATGGGGATTAAATCAGTGGCGGTTTATTCAACAGCTGATAAAAATGCCCAGCACGTCAAAGAAGCTGATGAAGCAGTTTGTATTGGTGGTCCGCAGCCGGCAGATTCTTATTTAAAGATGGAAAACATCGTTAGTGCCGCGATTTTAACTGGTGCAACGGCAATTCATCCGGGATATGGCTTTCTATCAGAAAGTCCAGAATTTGCCCAATTATGTGAAAAATGCCATTTAACTTTTATTGGGCCAAAGTCGGCAACAATTTCATTGATGGGGAATAAGGCAAATGCTCGTGAAGCTATGCGCCAAAATGATGTGCCGGTCATTCCCGGTAGTCAAGGCTTTGTTAAAGATAGTAATGAAGCTTTGCAAGTAGCACGTGAAGTCGGCTTTCCTGTAATGCTTAAAGCAGTTGCTGGTGGCGGTGGCAAAGGAATTAGGCAAGTGGCAAAACCGGAAGATTTGCCTAATGCTTTTGCAGAAGCGCAAGAAGAAGCACGTCTATCTTTTGGCGATGGTCGAATGTATGTGGAAAAGATTATTTCGCCAGCTAAACATATTGAAGTGCAAATTATCGCCGACCAAGCGGGCAATGTTGTTGCTTTGCCAGAGCGTGATTGTTCAATGCAGCGTAACCACCAAAAGGTAATTGAAGAAACACCTTGTTCGCAAATTAATCCTGCTGAACGTACCTATCTGCAAGAAATTGCGATTAAAGCAGTTAAGGCAATTAAATACGAGAATGTAGGTACGATTGAATTTTTAATGGATCCTGACCATCATTTTTATTTTATGGAAATGAATACGCGAATTCAGGTAGAGCATTCAATTACCGAGGAAGTCGCTCACATTGACTTGGTGAAGGCACAGATTAAGATTGCGGCTGGGCTAGATTTGCCGCTGACACAAAAGCAAATCAAGATTCATGGTGCTGCAATTGAAGCTCGGATTAATGCGGAAGATCCAGTAAAGAATTTTTGTCCGCAAGCAGGAACAATTAAGCAGATGTCTTTACCAGGCGGTCTGGGTATTCGGATTGAAAGTGGTGTTAATAGCGGTGATACGGTATCGCCTTTTTATGATTCAATGATTATAAAAATTATTGCTCATGCCGAAAATCGTCCAGTCGCGATTCGACGATTAATTGATGCTTTGAATGAATTTCAAGTTACAGGATTAACCACTAATTGCTCATTTTTGATTAAATTGCTGGAAGATCCAGTTTTTAATGCTGGTAATTATTTGATTACCTATTTAGATCAAACATTCTTACCTAATTACATCAAGCAGGCGCAAAAGGAGGACAAATAA
- a CDS encoding acetyl-CoA carboxylase carboxyltransferase subunit beta, producing MVKFARHPKQALKDYEEKIPKGIFRYCKNCGAKFYFTRSGKYHVCPNCGYGFRVTARQRLKMLTKQFTEWDADLVTTDPLNFPGYQEKLTKAREQTKLQDAVLTGQAEIKGNPVALGIMDPVFIMGSLGTANGERITRLFEKATKLSLPVIMFTASGGARMQEGIQSLMQMAKISQAVNDHRAAGLPYIVVIMDPTTGGVTASFASQADIILAEPKAMLAFAGRRVIEQTIHKKLPQGFQSAENAYQNGFVDAIVPRNQQVDQLAQLLTIFANRKWGEA from the coding sequence ATGGTCAAATTTGCGCGTCATCCGAAACAAGCGCTGAAAGATTATGAAGAGAAAATTCCTAAAGGAATTTTTCGTTATTGCAAAAATTGCGGTGCTAAATTTTACTTTACGCGTTCAGGCAAGTACCATGTGTGTCCTAATTGTGGCTATGGCTTTCGTGTGACTGCGCGGCAGCGGTTAAAGATGCTGACTAAGCAGTTTACGGAATGGGATGCTGATTTAGTGACAACTGATCCGTTAAATTTTCCTGGTTATCAAGAAAAATTGACTAAAGCACGTGAACAGACTAAGTTGCAGGATGCTGTCTTAACGGGACAAGCAGAGATTAAAGGAAATCCCGTTGCGTTAGGAATTATGGATCCGGTATTTATCATGGGTAGTCTTGGTACTGCTAACGGTGAACGGATAACTCGTTTATTTGAAAAAGCAACGAAATTAAGTTTACCGGTAATTATGTTTACGGCTTCTGGTGGTGCGCGCATGCAAGAAGGAATTCAGTCGTTGATGCAGATGGCTAAAATTTCGCAAGCTGTTAATGATCATCGTGCGGCTGGTTTACCATATATTGTTGTCATTATGGATCCAACAACTGGTGGGGTAACGGCTAGTTTTGCTTCACAAGCTGATATTATTTTGGCTGAGCCTAAGGCAATGTTAGCCTTTGCTGGGCGGCGTGTTATTGAACAGACAATCCATAAAAAGTTACCACAAGGTTTTCAAAGTGCTGAAAATGCTTATCAAAATGGTTTTGTTGACGCAATTGTCCCACGAAATCAACAAGTAGATCAGTTGGCACAATTGTTGACGATTTTTGCTAACCGAAAGTGGGGCGAAGCTTAA
- the accA gene encoding carboxyltransferase subunit alpha yields the protein MANKKIAAIMAGARQDDKTDMRALIKQLFPDFFEMHGDRTAGDDAAIVGGFASLDKRAVCVIATNKGKDLDQRLATNFGSPTPQGYRKALRIMKTAESLNCPVITLINTPGAYPGADAEASGQGQILANNISEMLQLKVPLLAIIIGEAGSGGALALACSDQVWALEHSMYTVVSPEGFASIMWKDGQRAQDAAKLMHIEPEWLKEKGVLERVLPESVLDNGAAKLQQLIAEQLVDFDQVDLKQLLAKRHARFRKF from the coding sequence ATGGCAAATAAGAAGATAGCAGCAATTATGGCTGGCGCTAGACAAGATGATAAGACCGATATGCGTGCGCTAATTAAGCAATTGTTTCCTGACTTTTTTGAAATGCATGGTGATCGCACAGCTGGTGATGATGCAGCAATTGTTGGTGGATTTGCTAGTTTAGATAAACGTGCAGTTTGCGTGATTGCTACAAATAAGGGTAAGGATCTGGACCAGCGGTTAGCAACTAACTTTGGTAGTCCGACACCACAAGGTTACCGTAAAGCATTGCGCATTATGAAAACTGCTGAAAGTCTCAATTGCCCGGTAATTACATTGATTAATACACCGGGAGCATATCCCGGTGCTGATGCAGAAGCTAGTGGTCAAGGTCAGATTTTGGCAAACAATATCAGCGAAATGCTGCAGCTCAAAGTGCCACTTTTGGCAATTATTATTGGTGAAGCTGGTTCTGGTGGGGCCTTGGCCTTGGCCTGCAGTGATCAAGTTTGGGCGCTTGAACATAGTATGTATACTGTGGTTTCGCCGGAAGGTTTTGCTTCAATTATGTGGAAAGATGGTCAGCGTGCTCAAGATGCAGCTAAGTTAATGCATATTGAACCCGAATGGCTTAAGGAAAAAGGCGTGCTTGAACGTGTTTTGCCAGAAAGTGTTCTTGATAATGGGGCGGCAAAATTGCAGCAATTAATTGCTGAACAACTGGTTGATTTTGATCAAGTTGATTTAAAGCAATTATTAGCTAAACGGCATGCTCGTTTCCGTAAATTTTAA